A window of candidate division KSB1 bacterium genomic DNA:
AGCCTTTTTCAGTCACTACCCAGCCCTCACTTTTTTCAAACATTTTTCAAAAAGTCTCAATTTTCCCGGAGTCAACTCTGTTTAAAAGATTCTCAAGTGCTAAAACAGTATGTGCCTCAGCTAATCCTTCATTTAGGGCCAGGGCCTTTGTGGCGTACTCCATCACTTTCGGCCAGGTATCTTCCGGTTTTATGATATTATAGTCTCCGCCTTGTCCGCGCGTTCGTCCGCTTCTTCACCGCGCGCCTGTTCCGGGGAGATATAGGCGGCTGTTCCCAACGTTGTTTCTACTTTGGTAAACTTCACGCCGCCGCGCATCTTGGCCAGGCCGAAGTCCATAATTTTAACCTGGTCTTCTGCGGTAATCATGATGTTGGCAGATTTGATATCCCGGTGGGTGATGCCTTTTTTGTGAGCGGCTTGCAGACCGGAGGCGATTTGGGCGGCGTAATTGATGATTTCATCAATTGGTAGGGGCGTATAATTATACGCCCCTACGATATACTGCAATTCCTTACCTTCGATGTATTCCATGACAATGAACATTTCATCAGCGACTTCTTCGATGGCATGGATTGTGGCGATATTCGGGTGGTTCAGGGATGCGGCGGCTTTGGCCTCGATCTTAAACCTTTCTCGTTCTTCTGAATCAACGGCAATTTGTCCCGCCCAGGCGGGAAGGAATTTAATGGCGACAGTGCGTTCTAACTTGGTGTCTTCGGCTTTATAGACCCCGCCCATGCCGCCCTGCCCGACTTGCTCAATAATCTTATAGTGCAGGATTATTTAATTGTCAAGGCTTTCAGCGGCCCCGAAGCATGGATCGGGATCTAGCGGACTGTTGCGGTAGGGGATATCTGGGAATTTCAGTTGAAGTCAACTCTAATTCTCAGGACTACAAAGTCTTACACCGTGTGATAGTTTGTTGAAAATTCAACTTCCCCTTATTTAACGTTCCTTGAGTTTTGCCAACCTCTCTTTCGCGTCAATCAAATCCGGCAAGTCTTTGTCGGCGTCTTTCCACAGATCGAGGAATTTTTCGGTGTTTTCGATGGCGCGTTGGTTGTCGCCTTTCTTTTCGTAGATTTTTCCGAGCAGATGAAAGCCAAGGGGAAAGGCAAAAGCATGCCGACCTGCACCGTAAAAGCCCTGCAGAATGGCACTATAAAAGCCCTGCGATTTTGCCACTTCAGCAATCGCCTTGTCGTATTCTTCCATTTCAAAGTAGTATTGCGCAGCTTGATAGCGAGACAGCGGTTGATATGTTGGCATTAACCTATTGAGCTGTTCGAATGTGTCGATGGCTTGCTGCCATTCCTGTTTGGCGGCATGAATTCTGGCTTCGGCTGCCAATTTCCAACTCGGGTGTACGGCGCGTTTGGCAGCCGTTACCGCTTTTTCCAGGTCG
This region includes:
- a CDS encoding serine/threonine protein kinase, whose translation is MGGVYKAEDTKLERTVAIKFLPAWAGQIAVDSEERERFKIEAKAAASLNHPNIATIHAIEEVADEMFIVMEYIEGKELQYIVGAYNYTPLPIDEIINYAAQIASGLQAAHKKGITHRDIKSANIMITAEDQVKIMDFGLAKMRGGVKFTKVETTLGTAAYISPEQARGEEADERADKAETIIS